The DNA segment TCAAAGCTCTGATCAACGTGACCCAGATCGTGACTCGGAAGCTGATCGAGAGGGGGGCCCCGGGCGCTGTGGTGAACGTGTCGTCGCAGACGGCGCGCGTGGGCCTCGAGAGACACTCGGTCTACTGCGGCACCAAGGGCGCGGTGGACGCCTACACCAGAGCCGCGGCTCTGGAGCTGGGGCCGCATAACATCCGCGTCAACTGCGTCAACCCCACGGTCATCATGACGGAGATGGGGAAGTTAGGGTGGGACGACCCGGTTCTGGCGGACCCTCTCAAGCAGAAGATCCCGCTGAGGCGGTTCGGTGAGGTGAGGGAGGTGACCGACGCGGTCCTCTATCTCTTGAGCGACAAGGCGAGCATGATCACCGGAGAGTCGCTCCTGGTGGATGGAGGATACGTGGCGGCGTGATTTgcccaataaaaaataatcagtCGGATGACATTcgagttttcttttttgaccTCGACTAAATATAACTCGACCTTCGCCGTCAATTTTGACGGCGCGTCGATCGGTCGCGTTTGCGAGTTGCATTCGTTGCGTAGCGTTCGTTGAGTGCGTACCGATGGAGATTCACTTCCGTGGCAAGAGAGCGCTGGTGACGGGTGCCAGTCAAGGTTAGTTTGACAACTGACAACTGTCGTGGCGAAAGTAACGCTCTCCGCAGGTATTGGCCGGGACATCGTCAAGCAGCTGGCGCAAGGGGGCGCCAAGGTGGTCGCGGTTGCCCGAAACAAAGACCTTTTGGGTACGAGTCTGCCCTAACAGTGTCACGTCACTGCTTTCGCAACTTGTGTTCGCAGAGAGCC comes from the Tenebrio molitor chromosome 9, icTenMoli1.1, whole genome shotgun sequence genome and includes:
- the LOC138138700 gene encoding L-xylulose reductase-like, which produces MEISFHGKRALVTGASKGIGRDIAVQLSKCGAKVIAVARNADLLADLQKEAPSIDVIRADLSDWKATGLALANVGDVDLLVNNAGIVILKPVPHFDEDDVDRLFDINVKALINVTQIVTRKLIERGAPGAVVNVSSQTARVGLERHSVYCGTKGAVDAYTRAAALELGPHNIRVNCVNPTVIMTEMGKLGWDDPVLADPLKQKIPLRRFGEVREVTDAVLYLLSDKASMITGESLLVDGGYVAA